The Bacteroidales bacterium DNA window CAGGATGCTTCAGGCAAACCGCATTATTATACCTACACCCTGAAAGGAGACGGGGTGGAAACCTGGAACCCGAAATTCACTTATTATGGATTTCGTTATGTACAAGTAGAAGGAGCAACACCGGATACTGTTTCCGGTAACGATCAACCCAAAATTTTAGATATGGATTTCCTCCATACACGAAATTCTGCTCCCCAAGATGGCCATTTTGAAACTTCTTATCAACTTTTTAACGATATCTATTCGCTGATTAACTGGGCCATCAGGAGCAATCTGCAAAGCGTGGTAACAGACTGTCCCCATCGTGAGAAATTAGGTTGGATGGAGCAAACACATCTAATGGGTGGATCCATACATTACAATTATAATCTCCATCATCTTTACAAAAAGCTGGTTTATGACATGATGGATGCACAAACATCCGAAGGACTCGTTCCGGATATTGCACCTGAATATGTTGAATTTATTGATGGATTCCGGGATTCACCGGAGTGGGGGAGTGCTTCCGTTATACTCCCTTGGTTTCTCTACAAGTGGTACGGCGATAAGGAAACGATGAAAAAGGCCTGGCCTATGATGAGCCGTTATGTAAATTACTTGAAGAGCAAAGCCGACGGCCACATTCTTTCCCATGGACTGGGCGATTGGTATGACCTGGGGCCTGACTCTCCGGGTCCTGCTCAGCTAACTCCCAAAGCTCTCACAGCTACAGCAATCTATTACCATGATGTGAATTTGCTGAGTCGGATGGCCGAAATTATTGATAAACCCGAAGAACAAGCCAGGTATTCGCAATGGGCGGAACAGATCCGAAAGGCATTTCAGGATCACTTTTTTGATGAGGAAAAGGATGTGTATTCTACAGGTAGCCAAACGGCCATGGCTATGCCTTTGGTCACCGGATTGGTGGACGAGGACGATCGGCAGCATGTATTTTCAAATCTGACTGATTCCATCCATGCCAATAACAAAGCATTGACAGCCGGCGATGTGGGTTTTCATTTCCTGGTGAAGGCACTGCAGAATGGCGGAGCCGATCATCTGCTTTATGAAATGAATGCACGGGATGATGTGCCCGGCTATGGCTATCAGCTTAAAAAAGGAGCGACTGCTCTGACAGAATCCTGGGCTGCACTGGAAGAAGTATCCAATAATCACCTGATGCTGGGACATATCATGGAATGGTTCTATGGAGGATTATCAGGGATACAACAAACCAACGAATCTTTTGCCTACAACCACGTTCTGATTGATCCGGCCATGGTAGGTAACATTGAAAGTACAAATGCCTGGTATGATTCGCCCAATGGAAGAATTGCCTCGGAATGGTCCGGAGCCGGTGGGCAGATAACCATGAAAGTTACCATACCGGTCAATACAACTGCAACTGTTATCATTCCGTCAGGTCAAAAGGATCGGATTACTGAGTCAGGTACCCGGATTACGGGTCATCCGGATATCATTGATGTAGGTGGTAATAAAAATGAAACTCGTTTGAAAATAGGTTCCGGAGAATATATATTTGATTTTTTTCAGTAACCGGTGCTGATTTTTATTCCCCCGATCCCAACGGGGCTGTGAAATTAACTTTATTAAGCAGGCTTCAATTTTGTATCAAAGCACAATGTCTTAATGAATATAACAAAAAAATAATGTAGTATGAATTCACGTGAAAGAGTGCAAAAGGCCATTAACCATCAAATTCCTGATAGAGTGCCAATAGATCTTGGTGGATTTCAAACCGGAATTCATAAAAAAGCCTATAAGGATCTTATTGATTATCTGGGATATGATGAGGAAATTAATATTATGGATCCGGTGCAGCAGCTTGCCCAGCCTTCTG harbors:
- a CDS encoding family 78 glycoside hydrolase catalytic domain; protein product: QDASGKPHYYTYTLKGDGVETWNPKFTYYGFRYVQVEGATPDTVSGNDQPKILDMDFLHTRNSAPQDGHFETSYQLFNDIYSLINWAIRSNLQSVVTDCPHREKLGWMEQTHLMGGSIHYNYNLHHLYKKLVYDMMDAQTSEGLVPDIAPEYVEFIDGFRDSPEWGSASVILPWFLYKWYGDKETMKKAWPMMSRYVNYLKSKADGHILSHGLGDWYDLGPDSPGPAQLTPKALTATAIYYHDVNLLSRMAEIIDKPEEQARYSQWAEQIRKAFQDHFFDEEKDVYSTGSQTAMAMPLVTGLVDEDDRQHVFSNLTDSIHANNKALTAGDVGFHFLVKALQNGGADHLLYEMNARDDVPGYGYQLKKGATALTESWAALEEVSNNHLMLGHIMEWFYGGLSGIQQTNESFAYNHVLIDPAMVGNIESTNAWYDSPNGRIASEWSGAGGQITMKVTIPVNTTATVIIPSGQKDRITESGTRITGHPDIIDVGGNKNETRLKIGSGEYIFDFFQ